TCATCGGCACCCACCGCCTGCTCACCGGGGAGGTGCGGTTCAAGGACCTCGGCCTCGTCATCATCGACGAGGAGCAGCGCTTCGGCGTCGAGCACAAGGAGACGCTCAAGCAGCTGCGGACCAACGTCGACGTCCTGGCGATGAGCGCGACCCCGATCCCGCGCACGCTCGAGATGGCCATCACCGGCATCCGGGAGATGTCGACGCTCGCGACGCCGCCCGAGGAGCGTCACCCGGTCCTCACGTTCGTCGGTCCCTACGAGGAGAAGCAGGTGAGCGCCGCCATCCGCCGCGAGCTCCTGCGTGAGGGCCAGGTGTTCTACGTCCACAACCGGGTGTCCTCGATCCACAAGGCCGCCGGCCGGATCGCCGAGCTCGTCCCCGAGGCCCGCATCGCCGTCGCCCACGGGCAGATGGGGGAGCACCAGCTCGAGCAGGTCATCCAGGACTTCTGGAACAAGGAGTTCGACGTCCTCGTCTGCACGACGATCGTGGAGACCGGCCTCGACATCTCCAACGCCAACACCCTCGTCGTCGAGCGGGCCGACGCCTTCGGCCTGTCCCAGCTGCACCAGCTGCGGGGCCGCGTGGGCCGCGGGCGCGAGCGCGCCTACGCCTACTTCCTCTACCCGCCGGAGAAGCCGCTCACCGAGACGGCGCACGACCGCCTCGCCACCATCGCCGCCCATACCGACCTGGGCGCGGGCATCCAGGTGGCGATGAAGGACCTCGAGATCCGCGGCGCCGGCAACCTCCTCGGCGGGGAGCAGTCCGGGCACATCGCGGGCGTGGGCTTCGACCTCTACGTCCGGATGGTCTCCGACGCCGTCGCGGAGTTCCGCGGCGACGGCGAGCCCGAGAAGGCCGACGTGAAGATCGAGCTGCCCATCGACGCGCACATCCCGCACGACTACATCGCGCACGAGCGGCTCCGCCTCGAGGCCTACGCGAAGATCGCCGCGGCCGACGACGACGCCGCCATCGAGGCGGTGCGGGAGGAGCTCACCGACCGGTACGGCGCCGTGCCCGAGCCGGTCCTGCGGCTCTTCTCCGTCGCCCAGCTGCGCACCCAGGCGCGCGCGGCCCAGCTCACGGACATCACCGCCCAGGGGCGCTACATCCGGTTCGCGCCGGTCGAGCTGCCCGAGTCCGCCCAGCTGCGGCTCAAGCGCCTCTACCCGGGCACCGTCCTCAAGCCGGCGGTGCGCACCGTGCTCGTCCCGTTCCCCATGACGGCAAAGCTCGGCGGCAAGCCGTTGCGCGACACCGAGCTCCTCCGGTGGGTGCACGACCTCATCGACGCCGTCCTCGTCGGCAACGTCGCGGTCGCGGCGCGGGTCGGCACCGCGGACGACGACGAGGAGTAGCGGCGAGGCCCCCGCTGTCCACATATTTCATCCACAGGAGTGTGCACAACCGGCGTTGTCCCAGGTCGGCCTGTGGAGGAACCTGTGGGTGGACGGTGGATGAATATTCGGTGCACGGAACCTCTTGTGCGGCGGATGTGACCGGGACTACACATACGCCTATCGAGCTCGTCGATCCGGCTCCGGCCAGCGGGGTCCGCCCCGCTGACCAGGGTCGGCGTCCTGTCGAGAGGCAGGACGGCACCGCGAGACCTGGGCCCCGGCCCGGGAGGAGCGGGGTACCGGCGAGGTCGAGCTCATCGAGACAACGACAGGTCCGGAACGCCGGGGTCCGCCCCGGGGGACCGGTACGCGAGGGACGGCGCGCCTGTTCGGACTCGGTGGGGTGGTGCCCAGGCGGTCCGCGGCTCCGGCGGCGGACCGGGCGAGCCCGTTCCTACGACGCCCCGCCCTGGAAACCGAGCAAGGCCCCTCGAATCCCTAGTTCGAGGGGCCTTTGCTCGGTCTATCGTCGCGCGCGCCGGGGCGCTCCGGGCGAGCGACACGCCGGAGGGCGCCGCTCACCTACGATGGGGGCCGGCGTAGGTCCGCGTGCAGCAGCTCGGAGGTAACGGTGGCATCGATGACGTTCAAGCGGGGCGCCCGGGCGCTCGTCGGCCTCACCCTGGCCGGGGGGCTGCTCGCAGCGTGCTCGGCGCACCCCGGTGCTGCTGCCGTGGTCGACGGCGAGGAGATCAGCGAGAACTTCCTCGCCGACGCGGTGCGCGACTTCGAGGTGGTCACCGGCCAGCCGACCAGCGCCGCCGCCATGATCTCCACCCTCGCCATCACCCCGACGATGCTCGACGCCGCCGCGGAGTTCGGGATCGGGGCCTCCGAGGAGGAGGCCACCGCGCTCCTCGACGCCCAGATCGAGACGGTGGGCGGCACCCCGCCCGCCGACGGGTACGCCCAGGGCGTCATCGAGATCGCGCAGATGACCCTCGTCGACCAGCAGATCCAGTTCTCCGAGGACGGGATGGCGATCGGCGAGCGGATCGCCGAGCGGATCGCCGAGACCGACATCGAGCTCAACCCCCGCTACGGCGAGATCACCGCGGACGGCAACGTCGTCCCGCCCGACTACCCGTGGCTCGCGACGCCGACCCCGACCCCGGGCGAGCTCCCGCAGGGCTGACGCCGATGCCCGACCCGTCTGCGGGGGCGCCCGGCCCTGTGCCCGGCCCCGCCCCGGGCTCCGCGTCCGGCCCGCCCGGACGGGGGTCTGAGCCGCCCGCCGGAACGGCCCTCGTCGAGGTCGTGGCCGTCATGGACCGCCTGCGGTCCGGGTGCCCGTGGGACGCGGAGCAGACGCACGCCTCGCTCGCCCCGTACGTCCTCGAGGAGGCGTTCGAGCTCGCGGAGGTCGCCGAGGCGGGGGACCGCGACGGGATGCTCGAGGAGCTCGGTGACGTCCTCCTCCAGGTGGTCTTCCACGCCCGCATCGCCGCCGAGCGCGCGGGCGACCCCTTCGACATCGACGACGTCGCCCGCACGCTCGTCGCCAAGCTCGTCCGCCGCCACCCCCACGTCTTCGCCGACGACGCGCACGCGCTGACCCCGGGCGACGTCGAGGCGGCCTGGGACCGGATCAAGGACGCGGAGAAGGCGCGCCGCGACCCGCTCGAGGGCGTCCCGCGCGCCCTGCCGGCGCTCGCCCGCGCCCAGAAGACGGCCCGGCGCCTGCGGCGGGCGGGCGTCCCCGACGCCGCGCTGCTCGCCGGTCCCGACGAGGGCGCACGCCCGGCCGACGTCGTCCCCGCCACAACCGACGCCACCGACGCCACCGACGCCACCGTCCCCGACGACGCCACTGACGCCGTCGGGCGTGAGCTCATGGCGCTGGTCCTGCGCGCCGATGCCGCGGGCGTCGACGCCGAGGCAGCCCTGCGTGCCCACGTCCGCGGCCTGGAGGCGCTGGTCCACCGCGACGGAGGTCCCGCGCGCGCCTGAAACCACCCGACTATCGTGGAGGGCGCAGACACCCGATCCAGATGCATGAGAAGGAGACACTGTGGCCAGCATTGAGGCCGTAGGCGCCCGCGAGATCCTCGACTCCCGAGGCAACCCCACCGTCGAGGTCGAGGTTGCGCTCGACGACGGCACCATCGCCCGCGCCGGGGTGCCCTCCGGTGCCTCCACGGGTGCCTTCGAGGCGGTCGAGCGTCGCGACGGCGACAAGTCTCGTTACCTCGGCAAGGGCGTCCAGAACGCCGTGGACGCCGTCATCGACACCATCGCGCCCGAGGTCCTCGGCATCGAGGCCAGCGAGCAGCGCATCATCGACCAGGCCCTCATCGACCTTGACGGCAGCGCCAACAAGGGCAAGCTCGGCGCCAACGCCATCCTCGGCGTCTCCCTCGCCGTGGCCAAGGCCGCCGCGGAGAGCGCCGGCCTGCCGCTGTTCCGCTACGTCGGCGGCCCCAACGCGCACGTCCTGCCCGTGCCGATGATGAACATCCTCAACGGCGGCTCGCACGCGGACTCCAACGTCGACATCCAGGAGTTCATGGTCGCCCCCGTCGGCGCGCCGACGTTCAAGGAGGCCCTCCGCTGGGGCGCCGAGATCTACCACTCCCTCAAGTCCGTGCTCAAGGCCCGCGGGCTCGCCACGGGTCTCGGCGACGAGGGCGGCTTCGCCCCCAACCTCTCGAGCAACCGTGAGGCCCTCGACCTCATCGTTGAGGCCATCGAGAAGGCCGGCTACACCCCCGGCACGGAGATCGGCCTGGCGCTGGACGTCGCCGCCACCGAGTTCTTCACGGATGGCGCCTACTCCTTCGAGGGCAAGGCCACCACGCCTGACGAGATGATCGCCTACTACACCAAGCTCGTGGGCGACTACCCGCTGGTCTCCATCGAGGACCCGCTGTCCGAGGACGAGTGGAGCAGCTGGTCGCAGCTCGTCACCGAGATCGGCTCGCGCGTGCAGATCGTCGGCGACGACCTCTTCGTGACGAACCCCGAGCGCCTCGCCAAGGGCATCGAGCTGCGCTCCGCGAACTCGCTGCTCGTCAAGCTCAACCAGATCGGCACGCTCACCGAGACGCTCGACGCCGTCTCGCTCGCCCAGCGCAACGGCTTCACCGCGATGGTCTCCCACCGTTCCGGCGAGACCGAGGACACGACGATCGCGGACCTGTCCGTCGCCGTCAACGCCGGCCAGATCAAGACCGGTGCGCCCGCCCGCGGCGAGCGCATCAACAAGTACAACCAGCTCATGCGCATCGAGGAGGAGCTCGACGACGCCGGCGTGTACGCCGGCCGCTCGGCCTTCCCCCGCGCGCGGGCCTGATCACAGCGCCGCTACGGCGGCACACCGGCGATCGCCGGGAACCGGGTGTGGGACGCCTCAGCGACTCACACCGCCCGGCTCCCGGCGATCGCCGCTTTCCTGGGAGAGCATGGAGGGCATGACCAGCCGTCGTCCGCCGGACCCGCGCCGGACCGGGAGCCGGAAGGCCGGTCCGGGCTCCCGCGGCGCCGCTTCGCGCCAGGCGCCGTCGCGCGGGCCGTCCTCGGCCCGCCGGCCTGCGTCCGAGACACGACGTGACGCCACGGTCGGCGGCTCCCCCTCCGCCGTCCGTGGGGCGGGCGCACGACGGACCGGGCCGGCCACGCCCGACGGCGACCCGCCGCCCCCGCCGACGATCACCCTGCGCGGCCTGGGGCTCTTCCTCGTCCTGCTCACCGCCTTCATCGTGCTCGCGCCCACCCTGCGCCACGCCATCGAGCAGCAGGAGGAGCTGCGCTCGCTCAGCGCGCAGGTGGAGACCGCCCGCGCCCGCAACGACGAGCTCCAGGCCGACCTCGAACGCTGGCAGGACCCCATCTACGTCCAGGCACAGGCCCGGGACCGGCTCGGCTACGTCCTGCCCGGCGAGACGAGCTACCGCGTCGTCGACCCCGAGACCGTCGTCGGCGAGGGCGCCGAGACGGAGGACGAGGTGGGCCCGCCCCAGGCCGCACCGGGGCCCTGGTACGTGTCCCTGTGGGACTCCGTGCAGGTGGCCGGAGAGGCTGTCCCCGGTGAGGACGTCCCGGGGGAGGACCTGCCCGGCGAGCCCGCCCCCACCGCGCCCACACCCCCCGCACCGACCGAGGAGCCATGAGCCTCACCGACAGCTCCGTCACCGAGCAGGACCTCGCCGTCCTCGCCGAGCAGCTCGGACGGCCGCCGCGCGGTGTCGTCGCCATCGCCGCGCGCTGCGCGTGCGGGCGCCCGCTCGTCGTCCGCACAGCGCCACGGCTCGATGACGGCACGCCCTTCCCCACCACCTTCTACCTCACCGGCCCCGAGGTGGTGCGCGCCGTGAGCACGCTCGAGGCCGAGGGGGTCATGAAGGAGATGACCGCCCGCCTCGCGGACGACGCGGAGCTGGCCGCCGCGTACCAACGGGCACACGAGGACTACCTCGCCCGCCGGGCGGAGCTGGGGGAGGTCCCGGAGATCGCGGGGATCTCCGCCGGGGGGATGCCCACCCGGGTCAAGTGCCTGCACGTCCTCGTCGCCCACTCCCTCGCCGTCGGGCCCGGGGTCAACCCGCTCGGTGACGAGGCCCTGGAGCTCCTGCGCCCGCGGTGGAGCCCCACGCGGTGCACGTGCGCCGGCGTGGCAGGCTGAGCGCGTGACACGTGTAGGCGCCATCGACTGCGGGACCAACTCCATCCGCCTCCTCATCGCCGACGTGGGCGCCTCGGGCCGGCTGCGCGAGGTGGTCCGCGAGATGGAGGTCGTCCGGCTCGGGCAGGGCGTGGACGCCCGCGGCATGCTCGATCCCGACGCCCTGGCGCGCACGCTCGACGCCACCACCCGGTACGCGCGGGAGTGCCGCGCGCACGACGTCGAGGCGATCCGGTTCGTCGCCACCTCCGCCACCCGCGACGCCGCCAACCGCGGCGCCTTCGTCGACGGCGTGCGCGCGATCCTCGGCGTGGAGCCGGAGGTCATCAGCGGCCAGGAGGAGGCCGCGCTGTCCTTCGCCGGGGCCGCCGGCGCGCTCGGCGGGCAGCACCCCGGACCGCACCTCGTCGTCGACATCGGCGGCGGTTCCACCGAGCTCGTCCTCGGCGAGGGCGTGCCGAGCGCGGCCACCTCGATGGACGTCGGCAGCGTCCGCCTCACCGAGCGGCACCTGCGCACCGACCCGCCCACGGAGCGCCAGGTCAAGGCCGCCCGGGCGGACGTGCGCGCGGCCCTCGACGCCGCCGCCCGCCTCGTCCCCCTGCGCCGGGCCCGCACCCTCATCGGCGTGGCCGGTTCCATCACCACGACGACGGCGCTCGCCCTGGGTCTGCCCGCCTACGACCGCACCCGCATCGACGGCGCGGTCGTCGGGGTCGAGGACACCCTGCGGGCCTGCGAGCAGCTCGTCCGTGCCCCGCGCGCCGAGCGTGCGGCGATGGGCTTCATGCACCCCGGGCGCGTCGACGTCATCGCCGCCGGGGCCCTCGTGTGGTCGGAGGTGATCGAGCGCGTCCGCCGCGAGGTCGCCGCGGCGGGCGGGGAGCTCACCACCGTGGTGACGAGCGAGCACGACATCCTCGACGGGATCGCGCTGAGCATCCTCGCCTGAGACGCGGCGCCGCCTCAGGCGGCGCCGCGTCCGGTCAGTGCGGCGCCGCGTCCCCGTCAGTGGGGTGCCGCCGCCCCGCGCCCGCGGACCTTCGTGCGCGCCCGCATCCGCAGGGCGATCGCGCCGAGCACGGCCGAGATCACCGAGCCGAGGATGACCGCCACGCTGGCGTGGTCGGCGTAGACGTCGTCACCGAACGCGAGGTTGGCGATGAGCAGCGAGACGGTGAACCCGATGCCGGCGAGGAACGCGACGCCGACGAGGTCGGCGAGGTCGACGCCGTTGCCCAGGCGCAGCCGGGTGGTCTTCACGAGGAGCGCCACGGTTCCCCAGATGCCGATGACCTTGCCGAGGACCAGGCCGGCGACCACCCCGATCGCCACCGGGTCGGAGAGGAGGGCGCCCAGCCCACCGGAGTCCACCACGGAGACGCCGGCCGCGAAGAACGCGAAGATCGGCAGCGCGAGGCCCGCGGACCACGGCTGCATCCGCTCCACGAACCGGTGCGTCATCGCCTCGTCCTCGTTGCGGCGCGCCCGTGCCGGCACGCTCATCCCCAGCAGGACTCCCGCGATGGTGGCGTGGATCCCCGAGGCGTGCATGAGGGCCCACGCGACGAGCGCGAGCGGGATGAGCACCCACCAGGACGTCACCCGCCGGCGTACGGCGAAGGCGAAGGCCGCGACGGCGACGAGCGCCGCGAGGAGGGCGACGAAGTTGAGCTCGTCGGTGTAGAAGACGGCGATGACGACGATGGCGAGGAGGTCGTCCACGACGGCGAGCGTGAGGAGGAACGTGCGCAGGGCCGGGGGGAAGCCGCGGCCGAAGATCCCCAGGAGCGCGGTGGCGAACGCGATGTCCGTCGCCGTGGGGATCGCCCAGCCGTTGAGGCCGGTGGACCCCGTGGAGAGCTGGACGGCCGTGTAGATCACCGCCGGCGCGATCATGCCGCCCACCGCGGCGAGCATGGGCAGCAGCGCCAGGCTCACCTTGCGCAACGACCCCGTGACGAACTCGGTCTTGAGCTCGAGGCCGACGACGAAGAAGAAGATGGCGAGGAGGCCGTCCGCCGCCCAGGTCGAGACGCTGAGGTCGAGGTGGAGCGCCTCGGGCCCGAACTCGAACGACGAGATCGCCTGGTAGGCCCCCCGCCACGGGGAGTTCGCCCAGATGAGCGCGACGACGGCGGCGGCGAGCAGGACGATGCCGGCGCTCGTCTCGTCCCGCATGCGGCCGGGCAGCGACCGGAGGAAGCGGGTGCGGCCCGCACGGGGGCCGCGGCCGGGGCGCCGCCGGGTGGGCGGGTGCGAGCCCCGGTGCGGGTGCTCGGAGTCCGCCCGGTGCACGCGGGGGTGGCCGGCGCGCGACGCGCTGTCGGTCGGCCGCGAGGTCCCGACCGTGCGGGGGCTCCCATGGCGCTGGCCCTCGGGTCGACGGGCGGAGCTGTCGGGCTGGGGGCGCGGGGGCGGGACGGTCACGGGGGTGCCTTTCGGGGTTGACGACATCACTGCCGACCAGACTTCCCGGCGCACCGTCCGCAAGGGTAACGGTGCGGCGCGCGGGTCACGGCACCTGCACCTGGGGTGGGACGCCACCTGCAGGATCCGCCACCGTGGCGGCGTCGGCAATGCCGACGCCGGGAGGAGCCGCGAGGATGGCGCGGTGAGCTCCGTCCCGCCCGGCACCGGCTGGCCCGGCGACGCGGCGACGCCCCGGACACCGGTGGCCCGCAGCGCTGCCGGCGTGCGCCGTCTCGCCGCCGGCAGCCGCACCCTGCTCGACGTCGACGCCCGCTCGAGCGTGTGCCGCGCCTGCCCCCGGCTCGTCGCCTGGCGGGAGGAGGTCGCGCGGACCCGGCGGCGGGCGTACGCCGACGAGACGTACTGGGGGCGCCCGGCCCCCGGCTTCGGGGACCGGGCCGCCCACCTCCTCGTCGTCGGGCTCGCACCGGCGGCCCACGGCGCCAACCGCACGGGCCGGCTGTTCACCGGGGACCGGTCGGGCGACTGGATCGTCGCGGCGCTGCACCGGGCCGGCTACGCCAACCAGCCGACGTCGGTCGCGGCCGACGACGGGCTGCGGCTCGAGGGCGCCCGGATGGTCCCGGCCGTGCGGTGCGCGCCGCCGGACAACGCCCCGACGCCGGCGGAGCGCGCCGCCTGCGCGGGCTGGCTCGAGCGGGAGATCACTCTCGTCGAGCCGACGACGACGGCGGTCCTCGCACTCGGCGCCATCGCCTGGCAGGCGACGTTCGCCGCGCTGGCCGCCCTGGGCTGGGAGGTCCCCCGCCCGCGGCCCCGCTTCGGGCACGGCGTCACCGCCCACGTGCGCACGCCCGCCGGCCGGGAGGTCGCCGTCGTCGCGAGCTACCACGTCTCCCAGCAGAACACCTTCACCGGACGCCTCACCGAGGCGATGCTCGACGACGTGATCGCCCGCTGCCGCGCGTACGCGCCCTGACGGTCCCCGTGCTCGTGGCCCTGACGTCCGCCGGGGGACCCGTGCGGCAGGATGGTCCCGCGCCCCCATAGCCCAACCGGCAGAGGCAACCGGCTTAAACCCGGTCCAGTGCGGGTTCGACCCCCGCTGGGGGCACTCGACCCCTCCCCGGCCCCAAACGTCTCCAACGTCACGCCTGTGAGATGGCCCAGGTGACCAGCCTCACCGCGTACCACCCCGGAACGCCGGTTAGCCTCGAACTATGACTATGCACCGCACCACCGCACGGAATCTCGCCCTCGCCGGCGGTGCCGCCGCCGCTGTTGCCGGAGCGGCCATCAAGGGGGCGCGACCGACCCTCGCGGGACAGGTCGTGCACAGCTCCACGGGGCCCCGGCGCACGCCGCGCGTCCTGCTCCTCGGCGGCGGGTACGTCGGCCTGTACACCGCCTTCCAGCTGCGTAAGCGCCTCGGCCGTGAGGACGTGGAGATCGCCATCGTCGACCCGCGTGCCTACATGACCTACCAGC
The sequence above is a segment of the Georgenia faecalis genome. Coding sequences within it:
- a CDS encoding MazG family protein, translating into MDRLRSGCPWDAEQTHASLAPYVLEEAFELAEVAEAGDRDGMLEELGDVLLQVVFHARIAAERAGDPFDIDDVARTLVAKLVRRHPHVFADDAHALTPGDVEAAWDRIKDAEKARRDPLEGVPRALPALARAQKTARRLRRAGVPDAALLAGPDEGARPADVVPATTDATDATDATVPDDATDAVGRELMALVLRADAAGVDAEAALRAHVRGLEALVHRDGGPARA
- the eno gene encoding phosphopyruvate hydratase, with the translated sequence MASIEAVGAREILDSRGNPTVEVEVALDDGTIARAGVPSGASTGAFEAVERRDGDKSRYLGKGVQNAVDAVIDTIAPEVLGIEASEQRIIDQALIDLDGSANKGKLGANAILGVSLAVAKAAAESAGLPLFRYVGGPNAHVLPVPMMNILNGGSHADSNVDIQEFMVAPVGAPTFKEALRWGAEIYHSLKSVLKARGLATGLGDEGGFAPNLSSNREALDLIVEAIEKAGYTPGTEIGLALDVAATEFFTDGAYSFEGKATTPDEMIAYYTKLVGDYPLVSIEDPLSEDEWSSWSQLVTEIGSRVQIVGDDLFVTNPERLAKGIELRSANSLLVKLNQIGTLTETLDAVSLAQRNGFTAMVSHRSGETEDTTIADLSVAVNAGQIKTGAPARGERINKYNQLMRIEEELDDAGVYAGRSAFPRARA
- a CDS encoding FtsB family cell division protein, coding for MTSRRPPDPRRTGSRKAGPGSRGAASRQAPSRGPSSARRPASETRRDATVGGSPSAVRGAGARRTGPATPDGDPPPPPTITLRGLGLFLVLLTAFIVLAPTLRHAIEQQEELRSLSAQVETARARNDELQADLERWQDPIYVQAQARDRLGYVLPGETSYRVVDPETVVGEGAETEDEVGPPQAAPGPWYVSLWDSVQVAGEAVPGEDVPGEDLPGEPAPTAPTPPAPTEEP
- a CDS encoding DUF501 domain-containing protein, with the translated sequence MSLTDSSVTEQDLAVLAEQLGRPPRGVVAIAARCACGRPLVVRTAPRLDDGTPFPTTFYLTGPEVVRAVSTLEAEGVMKEMTARLADDAELAAAYQRAHEDYLARRAELGEVPEIAGISAGGMPTRVKCLHVLVAHSLAVGPGVNPLGDEALELLRPRWSPTRCTCAGVAG
- a CDS encoding Ppx/GppA phosphatase family protein, producing MTRVGAIDCGTNSIRLLIADVGASGRLREVVREMEVVRLGQGVDARGMLDPDALARTLDATTRYARECRAHDVEAIRFVATSATRDAANRGAFVDGVRAILGVEPEVISGQEEAALSFAGAAGALGGQHPGPHLVVDIGGGSTELVLGEGVPSAATSMDVGSVRLTERHLRTDPPTERQVKAARADVRAALDAAARLVPLRRARTLIGVAGSITTTTALALGLPAYDRTRIDGAVVGVEDTLRACEQLVRAPRAERAAMGFMHPGRVDVIAAGALVWSEVIERVRREVAAAGGELTTVVTSEHDILDGIALSILA
- the nhaA gene encoding Na+/H+ antiporter NhaA, translated to MRDETSAGIVLLAAAVVALIWANSPWRGAYQAISSFEFGPEALHLDLSVSTWAADGLLAIFFFVVGLELKTEFVTGSLRKVSLALLPMLAAVGGMIAPAVIYTAVQLSTGSTGLNGWAIPTATDIAFATALLGIFGRGFPPALRTFLLTLAVVDDLLAIVVIAVFYTDELNFVALLAALVAVAAFAFAVRRRVTSWWVLIPLALVAWALMHASGIHATIAGVLLGMSVPARARRNEDEAMTHRFVERMQPWSAGLALPIFAFFAAGVSVVDSGGLGALLSDPVAIGVVAGLVLGKVIGIWGTVALLVKTTRLRLGNGVDLADLVGVAFLAGIGFTVSLLIANLAFGDDVYADHASVAVILGSVISAVLGAIALRMRARTKVRGRGAAAPH
- a CDS encoding uracil-DNA glycosylase, producing the protein MSSVPPGTGWPGDAATPRTPVARSAAGVRRLAAGSRTLLDVDARSSVCRACPRLVAWREEVARTRRRAYADETYWGRPAPGFGDRAAHLLVVGLAPAAHGANRTGRLFTGDRSGDWIVAALHRAGYANQPTSVAADDGLRLEGARMVPAVRCAPPDNAPTPAERAACAGWLEREITLVEPTTTAVLALGAIAWQATFAALAALGWEVPRPRPRFGHGVTAHVRTPAGREVAVVASYHVSQQNTFTGRLTEAMLDDVIARCRAYAP